From the genome of Spinacia oleracea cultivar Varoflay chromosome 2, BTI_SOV_V1, whole genome shotgun sequence, one region includes:
- the LOC130467359 gene encoding uncharacterized protein, producing the protein MGQRLSVATHLTAFPTNNYSTSFFSFEIHHDKVALYLNSGRNNDNYYKYSYWEFYSSQTRNITYIELASKGLEFFYDKYENFTQILSPYQEPVRFLSLDNDTGNLGLYDYSPYKDKFKASFQVLNTTCDLPLACSSYGICTFSKTCSCIRLLTRDQDTTNDDCNEGLFIGNLCGKGLRRDSSSLQHIAGCLVQK; encoded by the coding sequence ATGGGGCAGAGACTAAGTGTAGCTACTCACCTGACCGCATTTCCTACTAACAACTACTCCACCTCATTCTTTTCATTTGAGATTCACCATGACAAGGTTGCTCTCTACTTGAATTCAGGTAGAAACAATGACAACTACTACAAGTACTCATACTGGGAATTCTATTCTTCCCAGACCAGAAATATCACCTACATCGAGCTAGCTTCCAAGGGTTTGGAGTTTTTTTATGACAAATACGAAAACTTCACACAAATTTTGTCGCCATACCAAGAACCAGTACGTTTTTTATCCCTAGATAATGACACAGGAAACCTCGGTCTGTACGACTACTCTCCCTACAAGGATAAGTTCAAGGCATCATTTCAAGTCCTAAATACTACTTGTGATCTTCCTCTGGCTTGTTCTTCTTATGGGATTTGCACATTTTCTAAGACTTGTTCGTGTATAAGATTGTTAACAAGGGATCAAGATACTACAAACGACGATTGCAATGAAGGGCTTTTTATAGGAAATCTGTGTGGAAAAGGATTAAGGAGAGATAGCTCGAGTTTGCAACATATTGCAGGATGTCTTGTACAAAAATAA